Part of the Perognathus longimembris pacificus isolate PPM17 chromosome 1, ASM2315922v1, whole genome shotgun sequence genome, TCCCTCCACCCTTTCCACCCAAGAGACATTGCAAGCTCTCCATTGAGGAGAGCCTCTATGTCCCTGGACCAGCTTCCTCCATGCACCATCACTGTCCATCCAGGGGAAGGGCTCTGCAAGCAGCCCTggaccttggggctgggaataaaaGAGTACAGCAGAAGGATTGTCAATCAGGGAAAGCAAAGACTAAAGTCAAGACCTCAGGCAGGACCAGGAGTCCATATATTGAACCCATGAGCAATGACTGAGCACCTGCTGTGTGCCCAATACTAGTACATAAGCTTGGGGTTATGCAAGAGACAAAAATGGTCAAAGATGCTTGTCCCTGAGCCTGAAGCTTACATTATACAACTAGGTCTAGGCCTTCACACACTGTGAAACGAAAGGAGGATGGCTCTttaggaaaggaacacaaaagcacaatgcctatgtgcctctggccacataaaataatatttatggaaatgaattccaggaaatggaaacaagagttttgtgttctttgttgctgtttttgtttcttttttttgtgtgtgtcttgtttgtttacttgtctttgagagggtaaagaggggcacagaaatggaggaacaaagggtgaacaaatgcagcgtgGTcctcactatgttgaaaatgaactagacaacttgtgggtaggaaaaactgggagagagcgaaggaaagagatgacattgtccaaaagtaaatgtacttgttacctgacttatgaaattggaACCCCTCTGTTcactacctttacaataacagtaaaagaAGGCAGAGATGCATTGCAGATACAGGAGCAGCCTAtccagaggctgggctggggagaaaGCCTGCCTCTCTAAGCAATCTAGTGAGGTCAGCAGGAGAGCTGGGAGACTGCTCACCAGCACTTCAAAAAGCTTCAAAAAAAGCCCACTCTTTGATCTACTCTAGCCCCAACTCCAAATCTGCCCCGTAAAAGCGTCTTGTTGCTGCTGCTTTCCAATACTCTCCCCATCCTCTTGCAGCAGTAGATGGCTTGGGCAATTAACAGGGCCTTCTGGTTTCTGCTGTAGAGAAATATGAGCCATCTGGCCCCCGGGTCCCTCTGTGCTGCCACGCCTGAGGCTCAACGCTGAGTGACTataggggatggctattcctttaagacctggggcagcTGGCTTCTGGcctgtcccacctccttccaggtTCTGCCGgcagagatgccaaaccagcccctgcctctcggCGCGAGCAGGTGTGTCGTGATGGCGCcaggccgagccaagaggccgggcctctgcaggaagttctgtgacatcaccgtgatggatatgctcattagcctatcgttaacacctggtcagtccctccccttcaCTCGTCAGTATTGCTataagtctgttagcccctcccttgaataaacagaacactCTTTGAAGCTTCTCCAAGAATTCATGcgcccctgtcttccttggcaagtataGGGAGGGGGTAGGGTATTCTCACAACCACACGCTGACCTAGGCTGCACGTGGCCTTCGTTCCCGCTGTAATTCcttctggccagaggatatgcatgaGAGCGATAGAGGACCACATGGAAggggcagataggcccaggattgccgggctagatttacctcccctggtgcggggatgctaagcttactcccttatcagtgctcccctttccaccctctcccctgggcacctgaccagcaggcggccaaggtggagtgaagggacatgggctagcctaaggtgcacgcaGCCATActagatcccttttcctccctccttacccacgaaggaagccaggcacacggAGTCccggagacagcttcaagagcaaatctgatttaataagggagtggctaacagttgatatagtaagggtgacgagaaaaggggtgatagaccaggagctggcgataggctggcaagcttatcataagaccccctcatgagctaatgtcacctgcatagcaccaccccatgggcaaagcccgcgaaaatgGGGAGCatatgggctggcgagaaagttggggggctggtcgcaaagccagttcttctggttccggacccagagaattgtggcctgcttctgcattcccccagggctgggggaagggcggtgtctcgggagcgctctcctctgcccttccccctcaaggccaaagctgaaccccaacacaggATCTCTACACAGAAGGAGGGAGAGCTTAGCCTGGCAAGTGACCACACTAGAATAATGGCCCCTTGTATCACACAGGCTGACGCCCCACACATCCAGGGGGCTGGCTAGCTGCCCCACTTACCACATGGTAATCTCACTGGGATTCCCAAAGTGAAAGAGCCTAGACCACTCATTCTGGGTGACAAATCTTCCAGGCTTCCAGCCCCTGGTCATTTCCCAACATCTCACTCTGTCTGTGCTATTTGGAAGCTAGGAATTCTGCACTGCTTAGCCATTGTAGTACCAGTAACAAGAGCATATGCTCctggtatggtgtgtgtgtgtgtgtgtgtgtgtgtgtgtgtgtgtgtgtgtgtgtgtgtctgtatctgtgtctgtgtgtgtccctgtccctgtactggggcttgaactcagggcctacgcactgtccctgagcttctgccaCTCATgactggtattctactacttgagtcccagcttcacttctggcttttgggtggttaattgtagataagaatctcacatactttactgcttaggctggcttggaaccttggtcctcagctctcaggcccctgagtagctaggattacaggtatgagccacaggtgcctgactCAGTATGACTATGAGCCATACATCATCTCCATGTGACTTATACCATCTTGTTTGATCCTCTAGTGGCTCCCATCACTCCCTGTGAATGTGGCTCCTCCACAAGGCAGGGTCCAGGTCTCTCCTTTTGAATCTGGGCTGGCTGATCTCTACATTCACTAACCAAATAGCAGGTCATAGAAAGGTCCTTCTGAGTTCCTATGTCCAAGCCTTAGGAAGACTCTCAGCTCAAAGAGAACATCACACAGCTAAGCTCAGCCTCAGCCAAGAATAGGAAGCAAAAGAATTACACATCAGCcttgtgctggtgactcacatctgtaatcctagctacccaggagactgagatttatgGATCCAGGCTCAAAGTGAGTCTGGACAGACAAatgcaagagattcttatctccaattagccagcaaaaagccaaatgtggaggtgtggcgcaaatatagagcaccagctataagcaaaaaaagccaagtgagatcaaaaggtggccctaagttcaagcttcagtgcgtgtgtcacacacacacacacagtccatcACCTGACACAATTATAAAACATATTGCTTTGAACCACTAAGTATGGGAATGTTTTGTTATCTCACAACACCTGAGTGGAACAGAAATTGGCACCGAGTCATGGGCTGCTGCTCTACCAAAATCTGAAACCTGCGATGCTGGCTCAGGCATTAAGCTGAGCCTGAATGTCCTCAGGGAAACAACAGGCAAAGCCTGGGTAGATAGTGAAGAAATGGCCAGTAGATTCTGGAGAAAAGGCCAAGGGTAGACTCACTCCTCATACCTGGGCCTCCTCTATGGATtcgatttttcttcctttttaaaaaagatttgttttccagtgctgggaatcaaacctctggcctcatacatgctaggccagtgttctaccactcagccacttgTATCCCTTACCCAGGCTCCTGTATTCTTTAGAGTTTGAGCTTTTTATTAGTTGATCTCTTTGATCTTTGATGATAGTTAATGATTGTTCTCTCATCAGAATCTGAATAACATATCCTGGCCAACAGCCACAACTGAGCTCCCCAGCTAGCAGATAGCGCCAAATCTCACTCTGTGAGTGAGGCCATTTTAGACCATCCATGCACCCCCCCCAGGTCCCCCAAAAATACCACAGGAAAGAGAAGAACTGGCCAAGTCATGAAgaattgttggggattcacgctgcccttcccccagccctggggcagtgtaaaaagctagccactcccatcttatggcttcaaccagaagagaagtccccacccctgggggggggCGAACACatgtgtgccatcatggcggcggagcccccagagacccagtTCTTGGAGGGCTgtagtctccgcccatagaggaagtttcatgacatcacctgatgggcagcccagctcagccaatggctaacttccagctagtcaccccaagtccctctcctttccgcctttgtcaccgtaataaattcttctgccctccctctgaacGAGTGAGACTGGTGCAACACCCAGACCAGCTCCCCGAAACTTTTCCTGCGTCGGCTACAGGCATGTgaggggggacggggtgggggtgggggggagatttcggcaactttctcctcagcttagcATAGTCCATAAGAACACGGTTTGTTCCTTCCGCGGGCAGGAGGGgtaaagccgagtgttctttcatagtttgggatttgggcatctccccagGAGAAACGGGGAGAAGGGGTCTAGAAACCCAACAAGAATGATAAAACACTGCTCTAAGTCTCTCCCTCTGGAGCAATGGGTGTCTGACAATCTTCCTACAACTGCCCCTCACACCATTTTACACACAAAGAAGGTGAAGCTTAGCAGTAATTCGGCAGATGACTGGAacagctgcacaggaggctgtgTGAACAATACCCTCTCCACCCCTCAGTGGGAAACAGCTTAGCACTACCATCCTCACCTCCATCATAATCCAGCCAGGGAAACAGAGGCTCCCACTGCCTGTGTGGTAGGCAGTCAGAGCTCCAACTGAGCAACCTGCCTCGGCTTCCTCAGCCCCTCAGCTGATCTCTTCTATTTTCTACCTGCAATTTCTCCCTCACACCCTCAGGCAATGCCTTTAGAGGGAAAGAGACAAAGTCGCCGTGGCTGAGAACTCTGAGGAGACATTTGGCCATATCTAGAGAGATCTGTGATGTCCCGGTAAGAAGACTACTAGGTCATCTGATAGCTAGATGCCAGCAACTGTGATAGGGGATTTTAGTAGAGAAGCTGGCAGAGAATGGCAGCCTATTCAGCTTGCAGATGGCAAGATAAGCTGGTACACTAAAAGGTGTCTGATAACAAAATGGGAGCAAGGGCACACAAAAGGATGAGGaagcaagaaagacaaaagaatgataaaataaaGACAGGATTTGGTGTCATTACCTtacaggaaatgaaaaggagaCTCACATCAAATCCATTTAATTCTCACTATTTGATCCAAAACCAAGCTCTGTAATGAGGGAGTCAGTGGAAGACAGCCAAGATGGCAGAATGGGCTAAACTTGCATCTCCCTTGTGACATGCCTATGTCACATGCTGTCTTCCTCTGTTATCGTCTAATAAATTTTCTGATCACCTTTATTATGTTCACATCTTGtctgtgatctctctctctctctctctctctctctctctctctctctctctctctctctctctctctcggcagtcctggggcttgaactcagggcctgagtattgtccctggcttctttttgctcaagtctagcactctaccacttgagccacagtgccacttctggccttttctatgtatgtggtgctgaggaatcgaacccagagcttcatgtatacaagataagcacattaccactaggccatattcccagcccgcctgcATTCTCTTGCCAGACACAAGGACCAAAGTTGTTTAGCTGATCTAAATTGTCTGGTAAGATATTTGATGTAATGGGGGATGCATTGGGGGAAATGATGAAACTGGAAACTAAATATTACCTTTTTCTTCTGACTTGGATTCATTAAATGGTTGATTATATATTTTAGTGTCAGGACTCACTGTGGTTAAAATGCTACCCCCAGAATTACACAGCCCACAATATCAGCTGTGCCAGGGCCAACCACCCTGCTTACAGAAACCCCTACTGGCTCATGGGTCCTCATCCCCAGGAGTCAGCCTTTACTTCCCAGGAGGCTGGGCTACTTCTACAACATCTTCTTGTCACCTAGTGAGAGCACCCCGGTTCTGAGAAACCTCTGCAAGGATGCCTACCACAGGGGGCATTTTCAAGATGCTGAGACCACAGATCTGATTGGCTACATTTACTTTATTGGAAACAGAAGCAGAGTGAGACAAAGACAAACATAGAGACAATTTGAGTCATTGGCTCTTCAGAAGCTTCTCGTGGGCAGCCTTGCAAGGAGGGCACTCTTGGTCATGTCCCTCCCAGAGTTGCAATGTCTGGCTGGGTTTCCATGCCCAGGCAGAAGCACATGGGCAGACTCCGGAGAGGGGTAGACACAAGTATCCTAAAGGTGGCCCTATCCCTCCAAGCTACAGCAGGACCAATGAATCCAGCAAAACAAATAGAAGGCAAAAGGAAAGGATGAGTACTAGGAAAGGCTATGGAGAGAGACCCAAGCAAGTGCTGCTGTGTCTCATCAGGCCAGACAGAACAGGTAGCTAAGGGCCTGCGGGATGGACACAGTAGATGTGCATTCCGGTTGCAAGACCCTGGCTGGGCAGAGGGTGGCCATGGTGCCggctggtgatggtggtggtggctcCCTAGCACTTCTTACAGCCGCTGCTGCACAGGCTGCCGGTTCCTACACAGGGGGCACAAGCATTGGGGGTGCCCACCACCACACTGCTGCTGCAGGGGGCACTGCAGACTCTGGTGTTGACAGCAGGGGAAGTACCGGAGACACAGAGATCGCCACACACGACGCCACCTCGGGAGCTGCTGACGCCTAGAGAAGCAGGGAGAGCCACATCAGGCATACCTCCTGAGGCCAGGTAGCTCTGCAAGAGCGAGCACATGTGCCCCCACCTACCTTCCCCCCCACAAAGGCTCTAGACCAGCCTACTGGATaaaaaaggggaggggtggggactaCTTACACACATTCACGGAGCCAATGCCCTCACACAGCCTGTGGGAAAGAAATGACAGGTATCAGTGCACTCAGCATCTCGAGATCTAATGGCCCAGATGCCAGGTAAGAGGGAGTCCTCTTTCGGAGGTGCTTGCCAATGGAGAGGGGCAGGAAATGGTTCGTGCAAGGAACACTGGGTCTAGGTCATTTTTTAGGGCTTGGAGACAATGCAGGCAGGATCCTGCTTCCCCACTACTTACTAGATTGCGCTCCAAGTTTTATAACCTCCTTACCCTTTCACCTCTCCAGAAAGATCATACAGGGCGTAGCCCCCTAGCATTATAGCAAGTATGCATTTAAGAACCAGTAGCTGCTCTGGTCCTGTGTCAGCTCTGATTGAGTTGTAAGCGCATGGAGGGGAGCTGCCACCACCTCCTCAATCCAGTCTGATGATTGTCTTTACCTTGCAGGCCTCTGGAAGAGCAGAACTTGCtgcctattctttttttctccactgCCTAAAAACAATGCCTGGGCTAGAAgctgatagctcatacctgtaattgtaacttactcaggaagctgagatctgaggattcttttTCAAACCACCGCAGGaagataaatctgtgagactcttatccttaatgaaccagcaaaatgccagaagtagaactgtgactcaaatggtagcggGTCAGCCTTCAATGTAAAAGCCAAGGGAGCTGAgtgcaagcctgagttcaagcctcagggtccATAGAGAAGCAAActtatagataaataaataaatgcctaaCTCAGAAATAACTATTAGCTGAggaatgaagtgtgtgtgtgtgtgtgtgtgtgtgtgtgtgtgtgtgtcctggatgctgtcgcttagcttttttgctcaagtctagcactctattacctagagccacagctccaattctggattttttggtggttaattggagatatgagctccaccaactttcctgcccaaactggctttgaaccacaatcctcagatctcagtgtcctgagtagctaggattataggagtgagccactggtacctggcttggaataagatttttttaaccCATTTAGAACTGACATAGAGACTACCCACAAATGTTCGCTCATTCTGCAGGTGAAGGAACTGGGACACAGAGAAGTGGCCAGTGACAGTGGTAGAACTAGAACTCACAACATCTGCCATCACCCTGCTTCACAGCATAGCTGATAATGAAGCTAGCATTTTCTTCCCACATACTGGCTCCCTGAAAAGAACCAAGCAGAACTCCCCTAAACTTACCCTTCAGATTGTGCCCTGCCCAGGTCTCCTAGACAGCCACACCAAAGCTTCTGCCTTGTCATCCTCAAGGGCCAGAGGGGCGGGGCTCTCCATTTCCAGTGCGGTGCCCAAATGTCTATCCAACTTCCACAACCCAAATTGTATAACTCTACCCAGAGTTCTTCCCGATGAAGCTGCCCAAGCTACACAATCACCCAGAACCTCCAGGCTTTCCAGcataatttttttactttataagGGGAGGGGGTGATTGTTATAGGATCACCTAGACTTCCGGGTGCCAAACTTGTGCTCCTAATCTCCCCAAATGCATGGAACACATGACAAGCTAACCAACTGGACCACAGACGCTGAGGGAGAAACTGACCTCTGTACCTGTAGGGAGGAGCTGAATGTGGACAGCAGCCGTCCAGCCTCAGAAGACTGATGACCAATGTGTCTTCTTACACCCACCCATCACCCCCACTAAGCACAGATGCAAAAATCCTGAGAGCAAGGAGTAGCTGCCTCAAGTGACATCTCTGCACACTGTCTGGCTAGGACCCACTGCACAGAGGAAGAGTCATGTGAGGAACGTACTGTAATAACAGGAGGTTAGCAGTAGTTGATGGATTCTCTATCTACAACTACCTTTATGAGATAATGCTGAATTCCCAGGGATGGAAACAAGCTGGAATTCTGAAGGACATATGCAAACAAGGTTGAGAAGAAGAGGCACCATACCAAAGGGAGGATCCCAGGCCTGAGCAAGGTACGTCAGAATAGAAAGCACTGCTTCCCTACATTGCCTCTGAAGGAAGTGTTTCCAAAGGCACCATCACATGTCAAGCACTGGTAGAGAAGAAGAAATCAGAAAGGAAAGATCATAGGAAAATGACTTACACAAACTTGCTGTCCAGGTGCAGAACTGTGAGGCATGGAAGCGAAGGTGGACTGGATTCAAGCATGGGCAATAAGGGCTTGCTGAGAATCAAGCAGGGCTAAGGGACTCAAAGTTGTAGAACTCACCTCTGTTCTTCACCCTCCAGCAGGCGCCTGTAGGTGGCGATCTCGATGTCCAGGCCCAGCTTGGAGTTCATCACCTCCTGGTACTCCTTCAGCAGGCAGGCCATGTCCTGCTTGGCCTTCTGCAGGGCGCCCTCCAGCTCAGTCAGTTTGGAGCGGGCATCAGTGAGGGCCGCCTCGCCCTGCTGCTCAGACTGGGACACTGCTTCCTGCAGCTTGGCGTTCTGGGGCCCAGGAGAAAATCAGGGGGATCTCATTGGAGACTGAATAATGAGATTCAGCTAGGGCCCATGCTAACTGTGTGACAGGGGCCAGTCCCCCAGCTGCTCTGGTCTTGGGCACAGCCGCCCCATACCTGGACCTTGGCATTCTCAATCTCAGCTGTCAGCCTCTGGATGATGCGGTTCATCTCATTCATCTCCTCCCTGGTGCGGCGCAGGGTCTCCCCATGTCGGATCACGGTGGCCTTGATCTCCTCACACTGGGAAGGAACATGGGTGCCCATGAGGCTCAGGGGAGACAGTGCTCAGTGTGTGCAAACAGCCACACCTGGCAGCCCTGCCCTGAACCCCATCTGAGGGCTGTTGGCCCCGCCCTTCCCATGCCACCTTCTCTAGCAGGCAGGCAGCTGCTCCTGCTCACTGTCTACAGAGTAGCCTCCTGGGCCAGTTACCTTGCTGCGGTACCAGGACTCAGCCTCAGCCCTGCTGCGGGTGGCGATGTCATCATACTGAGCCTTGATCTCAGCCACAATGCAGTCCATGTTGAGGTCCCGGCTGTTGTCCATCTTGACAATGACTGAGGTGTCTGAGATGTGGGCATGGAGTACACGGATCTCCTgcaggaggacagggaggaggggcaggacaaCTTTAGGAGAAGGCATCCCTACCTAACAGACTTCTCTCCAACTGGCCAGTGGCCCTGGCCCACTATGGTCCCTGCCACTTCATACAACCCCATGGGCAGAATCCACTGCCCAAATCCCTTTCCCACACTCAGCTTCCCTCCCAGCCATTGTGTTCAGTGCTGGCCACCTATGggaggcccggcccccgcccctcaCCTCCTCATAGAGTCGCCGCAGGAAGTCGATCTCTTGGGTCAGCGCCTCTGAGTTGGCCTCCAGGTCAGACTTGCGCAGGTAGGCACAGTCCACGTCCTGGGAAGGGAGGCCAAAGGGTGAGTCTCAAGGGACCTTGAGGCTCCATCACAGGCAAAGGACTTCCATAACTCatctctcccattcccttcctGCTGTGTCCCAGGCAAACTCCAGCCTATAAGGACaaaaccttcacacacacacacacacacacacacacacacacacacacacacacgctgcctTGTGTGTCCACTCTTGACTCAGCTTACCCTCTGTTTCTTGTCTATACACTTCTTGTCAAGGGAGCCTGCCCATAAGACTCCCAGAAGACCACCAGACCCTGTGCTGACTCCAGTAGCCCATGCCAAGGTCTGCCCCTGCTCTCTTAAACAGTAGATCTAGCTTGAAGTGAGTTATAAACAGTACAGGGTTGACCATGCTGCCCCTCAAGGCACCAAAGCCACAGTTTTCTGGGACCCCAGGCCAAACCCCAAATTCTGAGGCAGAATAAGACAGCCAGGGGTCAAGGCAGACATCCACTACCCAGGGCAGGCGACACTGCACATCCCATGGCCTGGGCTGCAACACCAAGTGCCATCCTGATGTGCAAATCTCCCCCACCCAAAGGCTGAGCACTTGGGGCTCCCAGGAGGATCTACCCCCGAGGTTCCATGGGGCTCTGCCCACTTGCTGCTACTTGCCTTCTTCAGAGCCACAAACTCGTTCTCAGCAGTGGCCCTCAGAGACACTTCCTCTTCATACCtgagatgggagagaggggaTATGAGAGAGGCCAGTCTCCTTCAGAACCCAAGCCTCTCACCCTGTTGGAGGAGCACAGGAGAAGTCCCTGACAGCTGAGCCCAGCAGCCCTGCCAGGACCTTCCTGACTGGACTGGGCTGGAACAAGGCTTCCCTGTACACTGTGTATGAGGGGTGGAGAGACTCATGTGGGCCACCCCAGGCTCTTTGCAAAGGCTATGGTGAAGTCACCTTGCAGGGCCGAACAGAACTCCCCATCCCCTTTGTTAGAAGCGACCACTGCAGTGACCACCTCTGGGGTTCTGCAATGCCAGCCTCCCTTCACCCAGATGCCAGTCCCAGGTCTAGCATAGGGGACCCTGAGGCTTCAGGACTGAGCACCCAAGGTGCTGTGTCCACTGAGACTGGGGCTTTCTCTTCCTCAGCCCCTGGGCTGCATGTGATCAGGACCTGCAGGTATAGGAGCCTGAGATTCAGGGAGGAGACACAGGAACTGTGGGTTTGCTTCCACAGAGAGTAGGGGCTCAGTCCCAGGGAGCAAGGCTGAGTGTGGCTAGAATCTCCTGAGCCCCTCAGCCTGCTGCAGGCagttggtggggcttgaactccacagAAGAGAGGATCCCGGAGCTCCCTGGGTCTGGCTGAGCCTCCCCtgctccccatcctccctcctccctttccctgtcTGTCAGGTTTGTCAGCTGGGCAGAACACACTCACTTCTTCTTGTAGCCCTCCATCACCTCGCGCACATTGTTGAGCTCTGCGGCCAGCCTCCCGCTGTCAGCCTCCGCATACTCGGCCTCCCTCCTCAGAGTCTCAATGTAGCCCTCGAACAGGGGCTCCAAGTTGCTCTCGCAGCATTTGCGGTTCTGATAGAACTGCCACTTGGTCTCCAGCAGCTTGTTCTGCTGCTCCAGGAAGCgcacctgttgttcaggatgggGAAGTAGGAGGTGAGGAACTGTAGCAGGACCCCAGCTTTAACCCAGAAGACAGTAGGAAGAGGTGAGCACAGAGGAAGgtctccacttcctgtctctcAAGCATGCCTGCTTTCCTACTGGAACAGGGGAATCAGAGGGCAGTGGCCAGTTTCAGATGAGCTGAATCCTCCTGTGTGAAAGGTCAGAGGCTGCTGCAGGGCCTCTGTCCCTGAAGGCAGGTGAGGCAGGAGT contains:
- the LOC125354733 gene encoding keratin, type II cuticular Hb6; this translates as MTCGSYCGGRTFSCASACGPRPGRCCITAAPYRGISCYRGLTGGFGSRSVCGGFRSGSYGRSFGYRSGGVCGPSPPCITTVSVNESLLTPLNLEIDPSAQCVKHEEKEQIKCLNSRFAAFIDKVRFLEQQNKLLETKWQFYQNRKCCESNLEPLFEGYIETLRREAEYAEADSGRLAAELNNVREVMEGYKKKYEEEVSLRATAENEFVALKKDVDCAYLRKSDLEANSEALTQEIDFLRRLYEEEIRVLHAHISDTSVIVKMDNSRDLNMDCIVAEIKAQYDDIATRSRAEAESWYRSKCEEIKATVIRHGETLRRTREEMNEMNRIIQRLTAEIENAKVQNAKLQEAVSQSEQQGEAALTDARSKLTELEGALQKAKQDMACLLKEYQEVMNSKLGLDIEIATYRRLLEGEEQRLCEGIGSVNVCVSSSRGGVVCGDLCVSGTSPAVNTRVCSAPCSSSVVVGTPNACAPCVGTGSLCSSGCKKC